The following proteins come from a genomic window of Nostoc sp. ATCC 53789:
- the purD gene encoding phosphoribosylamine--glycine ligase: MKVLVVGNGGREHALAWKLLQSKQVEQVVCVPGNGGTASMERCQNLPLAVDDFEDISRYALEHGITLVVVGPEVPLSKGITDYLQDKGLMVFGPVRAGAQIEASKAWAKALMQEAGIPTARAAVFTEVGAAKSYVKSQGAPIVVKADGLAAGKGVIVAETVAQAESAVDAIFQGQFGSAGEFVVIEECLIGQEVSVLALTDGLTIRPLLPAQDHKRIGEGDTGENTGGMGAYSPAPIATPELMARIQTEVLERAIATLRAKGIDYRGVLYAGLMIAPDGDLKVLEFNCRFGDPETQVILPLLETPLEELLLACVQQRLSELPPIAWKKGTSATVVAASGGYPGEYEKGKVITGINNAEVTGATVFHAGTKLNQQQEVVTDGGRVLNVTGIGENFEQAIAQAYAGIKYIQFEGIYYRRDIGHKVVSAK, from the coding sequence GTGAAAGTTTTAGTTGTAGGTAATGGAGGGCGCGAACACGCTCTGGCATGGAAACTGTTGCAATCTAAGCAAGTTGAGCAAGTTGTCTGTGTACCAGGGAATGGGGGAACAGCAAGTATGGAACGTTGCCAGAACTTGCCCCTAGCAGTAGATGATTTTGAAGACATCAGCCGATATGCTCTAGAACATGGCATAACTCTAGTAGTAGTTGGGCCAGAGGTACCTCTATCTAAGGGAATCACAGATTACCTTCAAGATAAAGGATTGATGGTATTTGGCCCAGTCAGAGCGGGAGCGCAAATTGAAGCGAGTAAAGCTTGGGCAAAAGCCCTGATGCAAGAAGCAGGGATTCCGACGGCGCGGGCGGCGGTATTTACGGAGGTAGGAGCAGCAAAATCTTACGTCAAATCTCAGGGAGCGCCTATTGTCGTTAAAGCTGATGGCTTGGCAGCTGGTAAGGGTGTGATAGTAGCTGAAACAGTTGCACAGGCAGAAAGTGCTGTTGATGCAATTTTTCAGGGACAATTTGGTAGTGCTGGTGAATTTGTCGTCATTGAAGAATGTTTAATTGGGCAAGAGGTATCAGTTTTAGCATTAACGGATGGGTTAACGATTCGTCCCTTGCTACCCGCTCAAGACCATAAGCGAATTGGTGAGGGCGATACAGGCGAGAATACTGGTGGTATGGGAGCATATAGCCCAGCACCCATTGCGACACCAGAGTTGATGGCACGGATTCAAACAGAAGTCTTAGAAAGAGCGATCGCAACCTTACGAGCTAAAGGCATTGATTACCGGGGTGTGCTGTATGCTGGCTTAATGATTGCACCCGATGGCGACTTGAAGGTTTTGGAATTTAACTGTCGCTTTGGCGATCCAGAAACCCAGGTGATTTTGCCATTATTAGAAACACCCCTAGAAGAGTTACTTCTAGCCTGTGTACAACAGCGATTAAGTGAATTACCGCCCATTGCTTGGAAAAAAGGAACATCTGCCACTGTCGTTGCCGCTTCAGGTGGTTATCCCGGAGAATATGAGAAAGGTAAGGTTATTACTGGCATTAACAACGCAGAGGTAACAGGAGCAACTGTATTTCATGCAGGTACAAAATTAAACCAGCAACAAGAAGTTGTGACAGATGGGGGTCGAGTATTAAATGTGACTGGAATCGGAGAAAATTTTGAGCAAGCGATCGCCCAAGCCTACGCAGGGATCAAATATATTCAGTTTGAGGGCATATATTACCGGAGAGATATTGGTCATAAAGTGGTGAGTGCGAAGTAG
- a CDS encoding carbohydrate-binding protein, with amino-acid sequence MNYKLSRFFLHTAITLLLLLSLSGISHVLNIPVLEPLKVVAATSTLTIPSSASAPWPVFKRVDALNSSFRSGLNTAWGDYWERSENPFDIGYTEQTQELTNTANGNYAIYNNLDLGSGVEALMLRIALPSGTNSVEVRLGSVSGTVVGTCTINSTGSLSNYRTVPCPLNKSLAKGKQNLVIRFPGSNRSMRFNWFAFWAKDTEQKIDEIQKIQSNNVNQGSPVIPISGRPIRTQNQLPDSSQILAKSYGLWSPGKTWECPKWMHDTYFTKAEDSKVYPTWHPPVDFNPETNTYCTYGHEHGDDPLSSEVFNIAGMPAFGYVNEQLATNNPSNPSLHRNEDHFGHKVLVANNWQMFDESNTSLIKSCDVSLKLHMGTHSPDALVNTAHEMFASGKCDGLEPFNFKHFALFGAAGEFKEPETSLCNLSVNPGITPSPTNQPYGDAHRAIPTAGCYQRGTVDQKTADVNTRNSEYWLTGFAEKSFYFKVTNPSRFYDPSTTTKINRTVNSCYDPTHPLSTTLICEETLAAGSKVEWDDPRSPFRGTTQIETHFSGLAFSDSANSVIYTDAYGRNPRISPAPAQGITFKQIVPVKGFKYDVNGQASLFPPRDYSALGQNGVRAPN; translated from the coding sequence GTGAACTATAAATTAAGCAGATTCTTTCTGCACACTGCTATTACGTTACTGTTACTACTGAGTTTATCCGGCATTAGTCATGTATTAAATATTCCGGTTTTGGAGCCACTGAAGGTTGTAGCGGCTACCAGCACATTGACTATTCCGTCGAGCGCATCGGCACCTTGGCCTGTATTTAAGCGTGTAGATGCTCTCAACTCATCGTTTCGTTCTGGACTAAACACAGCCTGGGGAGACTATTGGGAGCGTAGCGAAAATCCTTTTGATATTGGGTATACAGAGCAAACCCAGGAACTAACCAACACCGCCAATGGTAACTATGCAATATACAACAACCTTGACTTAGGTAGTGGTGTAGAGGCATTGATGCTGCGTATCGCTTTACCTTCTGGGACAAACAGCGTTGAAGTGCGCTTAGGTTCAGTTAGCGGCACTGTGGTGGGAACCTGTACTATCAACAGCACTGGTTCTCTGTCAAACTATCGTACAGTTCCGTGTCCTTTGAATAAGAGCCTTGCAAAAGGAAAACAAAACCTGGTCATTAGGTTTCCAGGCTCTAACCGTTCTATGCGCTTTAATTGGTTTGCCTTCTGGGCAAAGGATACAGAGCAAAAAATTGACGAGATACAAAAAATCCAATCCAATAATGTAAACCAAGGTTCGCCTGTTATTCCTATTTCTGGCAGACCGATACGAACACAAAACCAACTGCCAGACAGTTCTCAGATTCTGGCCAAATCCTATGGGCTGTGGTCTCCTGGCAAAACATGGGAATGCCCCAAGTGGATGCATGATACTTATTTTACCAAGGCCGAGGATAGCAAAGTCTACCCCACATGGCATCCGCCTGTAGATTTCAACCCTGAAACAAATACGTATTGTACCTACGGTCACGAGCATGGCGACGATCCGCTCAGTTCAGAGGTATTTAATATTGCAGGGATGCCAGCTTTTGGCTATGTAAATGAGCAACTAGCAACTAATAATCCATCTAATCCATCTCTTCATAGAAATGAAGATCACTTTGGTCATAAGGTTCTTGTTGCCAACAATTGGCAGATGTTCGATGAAAGCAACACCAGTTTAATTAAATCCTGCGACGTGAGCTTAAAACTGCACATGGGTACACATTCGCCGGATGCGCTAGTAAATACAGCCCATGAAATGTTTGCATCTGGTAAATGTGATGGGCTTGAACCTTTCAATTTCAAGCATTTTGCTTTATTTGGTGCTGCCGGAGAATTTAAAGAACCTGAAACTTCTTTGTGTAACTTATCGGTAAATCCTGGTATTACTCCCTCCCCTACGAATCAACCCTATGGTGATGCCCATCGCGCCATTCCTACTGCTGGTTGTTACCAGCGTGGGACAGTTGATCAAAAAACGGCAGATGTAAATACAAGAAATAGTGAATATTGGCTTACTGGCTTTGCTGAAAAAAGTTTTTACTTTAAGGTCACAAATCCTTCCCGTTTTTATGATCCATCTACCACAACGAAGATCAATAGGACTGTGAATAGCTGCTACGACCCGACACATCCTCTTTCTACAACTCTAATTTGCGAAGAAACATTAGCCGCTGGTAGCAAAGTAGAATGGGACGACCCCCGATCGCCCTTCCGAGGAACAACTCAAATAGAAACTCACTTTTCTGGTCTTGCATTTAGCGATTCTGCAAATTCAGTAATCTATACAGATGCTTATGGGAGAAACCCAAGAATATCACCCGCTCCCGCTCAAGGGATTACGTTCAAGCAAATTGTTCCTGTCAAAGGATTTAAGTATGATGTAAATGGTCAAGCTAGCCTCTTCCCACCCAGAGACTATTCTGCATTGGGACAAAATGGGGTAAGAGCGCCTAATTAA
- a CDS encoding DUF2808 domain-containing protein, with protein MRVATLFGITLSLAIGIGGVTLPVTEAVQLRDGTVYFVQPPKLVNARTTYKDVNVWGGTYYFTINLPENAGESLQKVTIAQREGTENIPYNLNDTRAFVGTSERKEFRLTLGPVTDERDTRTVTVNFDPPVTPGQTVTIALRPVSNPSFSGVYLLGVTAFPVGEKSHGQFLGFGRFQFYSNRNSWWFP; from the coding sequence ATGCGTGTTGCAACTTTATTTGGGATAACCCTTTCGTTAGCAATCGGTATTGGGGGAGTAACGCTTCCGGTGACTGAAGCGGTGCAGCTTAGAGATGGTACAGTCTACTTTGTCCAACCGCCGAAACTTGTGAATGCAAGGACTACTTACAAAGATGTGAATGTTTGGGGTGGAACTTACTATTTCACTATCAACCTGCCGGAAAATGCTGGAGAATCCCTTCAGAAGGTAACGATCGCACAAAGAGAGGGAACAGAGAACATCCCCTACAATCTTAATGATACTCGCGCCTTTGTCGGAACGAGCGAGCGCAAAGAATTTCGGCTAACACTAGGCCCAGTCACAGACGAACGCGACACACGAACCGTTACTGTGAATTTTGATCCGCCTGTCACTCCCGGACAAACAGTGACAATCGCCCTCCGTCCTGTGAGTAATCCCAGCTTTTCTGGTGTCTACTTACTAGGTGTAACAGCATTTCCAGTGGGTGAAAAATCCCACGGACAATTTCTCGGCTTTGGACGGTTTCAGTTTTACAGCAATAGAAATAGCTGGTGGTTTCCATAA
- a CDS encoding DoxX family protein: protein MNKYKEILRVVLAISIIVVGVTHFVVPGEYVKIVPPQLPYPLGLVYLSGFYEILGGIGLLVPPVSQAAAWGLLALFIAVYPANINMAVNLIKIEHIPNSPWVHVVRLPLQAVLIAWAWWYTKSSDWEKQASIIPKSLIPKELKLK from the coding sequence ATGAATAAGTATAAGGAAATATTACGTGTAGTTCTTGCTATATCTATCATTGTGGTTGGAGTGACACATTTTGTTGTTCCAGGAGAATATGTCAAAATTGTGCCGCCACAACTACCTTACCCTTTAGGATTAGTTTATCTGAGTGGCTTTTATGAAATTTTGGGTGGTATCGGCTTATTAGTCCCGCCTGTAAGTCAAGCTGCTGCTTGGGGACTTCTTGCTCTTTTTATTGCTGTTTACCCTGCCAATATTAATATGGCGGTTAATCTGATTAAGATTGAACATATACCAAATTCACCTTGGGTACACGTAGTCAGGCTTCCCTTGCAAGCAGTTTTAATTGCTTGGGCTTGGTGGTACACGAAATCTTCTGATTGGGAAAAACAAGCTTCCATCATTCCCAAATCACTCATTCCCAAAGAATTAAAATTGAAATGA
- a CDS encoding DEAD/DEAH box helicase: MSDAFSRLSPFIQEYIYHHQWTELRPVQIAACQVIFDTDAHLLVTAATAAGKTEAAFLPILTLLHTNPVTTIGALYISPIKALINDQFERLNDLLKEADIPVWHWHGDVSQSRKNKLLKNPQGILQITPESLESLLINKNNDLLRLFGDLRFVIIDEIHAFMGSERGCQIICQLQRLAQLTRKQPRRIGLSATLGDYSLAEDWLRSGTDKPVITTQTDGIKRQIKLALEHFYITDEVDESEATAYEQYIFNLSKSRKCLIFANNRTRTESVIASLRQIAIEQGLPDIYHVHHGSISASLRQAAENAMREPNKPAVTAATLTLELGIDIGHLERVIQLESPLSVASFLQRLGRSGRRGEAADMRFICAEEKPLTEASLPEQIPWQLLQSIAIIQLYLEEQWIEPIRPIKYPLSLLYHQTMSILTATGELSPNALAKQIFSLPPFAAISKEDFQLLLHYLINIGHIQHTEQGKLILGLAGEKIVRKFQFYAVFAEQQEYIVKQGATEIGSIVTPPAVGNQFALAGRSWEVVEVDFRKKTIFVKQAEGKASIYWRGSSGTIHTKVLQRIQQILFENTEYSYLQKNALQRLRQVRQLVQKIGLDKQNIVQLEKGKCCIFPWMGTVAYRTLERLLNSYCRGSLEITSIGGLNPYYFTIKLGKDKFKYLYPEIASLCEQRISSEDLLSTSEAPEIQKYDQFIPHPLLRKAFASDYLDMRELKQQVAQWKE, translated from the coding sequence ATGAGTGATGCTTTTAGCCGACTTTCACCCTTCATCCAAGAATATATTTATCATCATCAGTGGACTGAGTTACGACCAGTTCAAATTGCCGCTTGTCAGGTTATATTTGACACTGATGCTCACTTGCTAGTTACTGCTGCAACTGCTGCGGGTAAAACAGAAGCAGCCTTCCTACCAATTTTGACGTTATTACATACCAACCCTGTTACCACCATCGGCGCATTATATATTAGTCCAATCAAAGCTTTAATTAACGATCAATTTGAGCGTCTTAACGACTTACTCAAAGAAGCAGATATTCCAGTTTGGCACTGGCATGGAGATGTTTCTCAAAGTCGAAAAAACAAACTTTTAAAAAATCCTCAAGGAATTCTTCAAATTACACCAGAATCTCTAGAAAGTTTGTTAATCAACAAAAATAATGATCTCCTTCGTTTATTTGGTGACTTAAGATTTGTCATCATTGATGAAATTCACGCTTTTATGGGTTCAGAACGTGGTTGTCAAATTATTTGCCAATTACAACGTTTAGCACAGTTAACGCGAAAACAACCGCGCCGTATTGGTTTGTCGGCAACTCTTGGTGATTACTCACTAGCTGAAGATTGGTTGCGTTCAGGAACAGATAAGCCAGTGATTACAACGCAAACTGATGGCATAAAACGCCAAATAAAATTAGCTTTAGAACATTTTTATATTACTGATGAAGTAGATGAATCCGAGGCAACAGCTTATGAACAATATATTTTCAACCTCAGCAAATCTCGCAAATGTCTGATATTTGCTAATAATCGCACACGTACCGAATCTGTTATTGCATCTTTGCGACAAATTGCCATAGAACAAGGATTACCAGATATATATCATGTGCATCATGGGAGTATATCTGCTAGCTTGCGGCAAGCTGCTGAAAATGCAATGCGTGAACCCAACAAGCCAGCAGTTACCGCCGCCACTCTAACTTTAGAATTAGGCATAGACATTGGTCATTTAGAGCGAGTTATTCAGTTAGAATCACCCTTATCTGTAGCTAGCTTTTTACAGCGTTTAGGACGTAGTGGTAGGAGAGGCGAAGCTGCCGATATGCGCTTTATCTGTGCTGAAGAAAAACCATTAACAGAAGCTTCTCTACCAGAGCAAATACCCTGGCAGTTGTTACAGTCTATCGCTATCATTCAACTTTATTTAGAGGAACAATGGATTGAACCAATCAGACCGATTAAATATCCTTTGAGTTTGCTTTATCATCAGACAATGAGTATCTTAACAGCAACAGGAGAACTTTCACCTAATGCTTTAGCTAAACAAATTTTTAGTCTGCCGCCCTTTGCTGCTATTTCCAAAGAAGATTTTCAATTATTGCTACATTATTTAATTAATATTGGTCATATTCAGCATACTGAACAAGGTAAATTAATCCTGGGTTTGGCAGGAGAAAAGATTGTGAGAAAATTTCAGTTTTATGCTGTCTTTGCTGAACAGCAAGAATATATTGTTAAGCAAGGTGCAACGGAAATTGGCAGTATCGTCACGCCGCCTGCTGTTGGAAATCAATTTGCTTTAGCTGGCAGAAGTTGGGAAGTTGTAGAAGTTGACTTTAGAAAGAAGACTATTTTTGTTAAACAAGCCGAGGGTAAAGCTAGTATTTATTGGCGTGGTAGTAGTGGCACTATTCACACTAAAGTTTTACAACGAATTCAACAGATTTTGTTTGAAAATACCGAGTACAGCTATTTGCAAAAAAATGCTTTACAACGTTTACGTCAAGTTCGTCAACTGGTACAGAAGATTGGATTAGATAAACAAAATATTGTGCAATTAGAAAAAGGTAAATGCTGCATTTTTCCCTGGATGGGTACGGTTGCTTATCGCACCCTAGAAAGATTACTCAATTCCTACTGTAGAGGATCATTGGAAATTACAAGTATTGGCGGATTAAATCCCTATTATTTCACAATCAAATTAGGCAAAGATAAATTTAAATATCTTTATCCCGAAATTGCTTCATTGTGTGAACAAAGAATTAGCTCAGAAGATTTACTCAGTACTTCAGAAGCACCGGAAATTCAAAAATATGATCAATTTATTCCTCATCCACTTTTACGAAAAGCTTTTGCTAGCGATTATTTAGATATGAGAGAACTCAAGCAGCAAGTGGCGCAGTGGAAAGAATAA
- a CDS encoding SMP-30/gluconolactonase/LRE family protein, producing the protein MNELQYPLHNVLEARARLGEGPIWDSIRKLLYWVDIYNHRVHQFNPATGEKGFFDVGDVVSAIATAGADRLIMLLRHHLAFLNTQTGLVTPILEIEANLPDNRLNDGKCDPQGRFWFGSMCSIEKPQASLYRYDTDGSLHLMETGLTISNGLGWSPDQKTFYLTDSPQQKIYAYDFNSVTGSITNRRIFVDLTHEYFYPDGLTIDGEGHIWSAMWDGWCVIRFNPKGEEILRIKLPVQLPTSCTFGGDNLQTLYITTASVGLSQAEIETSFYSGDLFALQTDVTGLPTYDFYKK; encoded by the coding sequence ATGAACGAGTTGCAATATCCACTCCACAATGTTCTAGAAGCCCGCGCCCGCTTGGGTGAAGGCCCCATCTGGGACTCTATCCGAAAACTACTATACTGGGTCGATATTTATAACCATCGAGTGCATCAGTTCAATCCTGCTACGGGGGAAAAGGGCTTTTTTGATGTAGGAGACGTGGTAAGTGCGATCGCAACAGCAGGTGCAGATAGATTAATTATGTTGCTGCGTCATCACTTGGCATTCCTCAACACTCAGACAGGTTTAGTTACTCCCATTTTGGAAATTGAAGCAAATCTTCCAGATAACCGTCTCAATGATGGTAAATGTGACCCTCAAGGACGTTTCTGGTTTGGTTCAATGTGTTCTATAGAAAAACCTCAAGCTAGCCTTTATCGCTATGATACTGATGGTTCATTGCATTTAATGGAAACGGGATTGACTATTTCTAATGGTTTAGGATGGAGTCCCGATCAAAAGACATTTTACTTAACAGACTCTCCTCAACAAAAAATATATGCTTACGACTTTAATTCAGTAACTGGAAGTATTACTAATCGTCGGATTTTTGTTGATTTAACTCATGAATATTTCTATCCAGATGGGTTGACAATAGACGGTGAAGGACATATCTGGTCAGCTATGTGGGATGGATGGTGTGTGATTCGTTTCAATCCCAAGGGTGAAGAGATATTGAGGATAAAGCTACCTGTGCAATTGCCAACTAGCTGTACTTTTGGCGGAGATAATTTGCAAACCCTTTACATTACCACTGCTTCAGTTGGACTAAGCCAAGCAGAGATCGAAACAAGTTTCTACTCTGGTGATTTGTTTGCTCTCCAAACTGATGTTACTGGATTACCTACTTATGATTTTTATAAAAAATAG
- a CDS encoding NAD-dependent epimerase/dehydratase family protein: MRILIMGGTRFIGVYLTQLLVEQGHEMVLFNRGNRAAPSLQGVGQIIGDRTDPTQLKAKLSQESFDVIFDNNGRELTDTQPLAEIFQGRVQHFVYMSSAGVYLKSDQLPHVEGDLVDPKSRHKGKHETEAYLTQLGLPFTSIRPTYIYGPRNYNELEGWFFDRIVRDRPIPIPGNGLHITQLGHVKDLALAMTQVLGNKQAVGQIYNISGDRFVTFDGLARASAVAAGKSPDAVKIVHYDPKKFDFGKRKAFPMRVQHFFASVNKAQRELNWQPEYDLISGLQDSLENDYLANAKDKAEVDFSVDDEILQAV; this comes from the coding sequence ATGCGAATTCTAATTATGGGTGGTACTCGGTTCATTGGTGTCTATTTGACTCAATTACTAGTGGAACAAGGACATGAGATGGTGCTGTTCAATCGTGGAAATCGGGCAGCACCTTCTTTACAGGGAGTAGGACAAATTATAGGCGATCGCACTGACCCTACCCAATTAAAAGCAAAGTTATCACAAGAAAGCTTTGATGTCATTTTTGACAATAATGGGCGGGAACTTACTGATACTCAACCACTTGCAGAGATTTTTCAAGGTCGAGTGCAACATTTTGTATATATGAGTTCTGCCGGAGTGTATCTCAAATCCGATCAACTACCCCATGTCGAAGGAGATTTAGTAGATCCCAAAAGTCGCCATAAGGGTAAGCATGAAACAGAAGCTTATTTGACTCAATTGGGATTGCCCTTTACTTCCATTCGTCCTACTTATATTTACGGGCCTCGTAATTATAATGAGTTGGAAGGGTGGTTTTTTGACAGAATTGTGCGCGATCGCCCGATTCCCATCCCCGGAAATGGTTTGCATATCACCCAGCTAGGTCATGTAAAAGACTTGGCACTAGCAATGACTCAGGTTTTGGGCAATAAACAAGCCGTAGGACAGATTTATAATATCTCAGGCGATCGCTTTGTCACCTTTGATGGTTTAGCCCGTGCTAGCGCTGTGGCGGCTGGCAAATCACCCGATGCTGTAAAAATCGTCCATTACGACCCGAAAAAGTTTGATTTCGGCAAGCGCAAAGCTTTTCCGATGCGGGTGCAGCATTTCTTTGCTTCGGTGAATAAAGCGCAAAGAGAATTAAACTGGCAGCCTGAATATGATTTGATTTCTGGGTTGCAAGACTCTTTGGAAAATGATTATTTGGCTAATGCAAAAGATAAAGCCGAAGTAGATTTTTCTGTAGATGACGAGATTTTACAAGCTGTTTAA
- a CDS encoding glycosyltransferase, which yields MPLKYALVHEWLTPKATGGSELVVREILNHIDADLYALIDFESSNKESYLYKRQIGKTFLQNFPSARNGIQKYLPLWPLAIEQLDLRHYDVILSSSHAVAKGILTTPEQMHICYCHSPMRYAWDLTFDYLRYSKLGSGLPGWVTRYLLHRLRQWDVLSANRVDYFIANSQHTARRIWRCYRREATVIYPPVNIAEFPFLSEKEDFYLTVSRLVSYKQISLIVKAFNQLKRPLVVIGTGDEMNKIREMANSNIQILGWQPDNVVKKYMSRAKAFVYAACEDFGIALVEAQACGTPVIAYGAGGALETVRDIRSCVDTGTGIFFKTQTEAALVEAVEKFEVYEGSFSSEYMRSHAAQFSPQIFADRYLNFVNKCNEKDRFRNDGLG from the coding sequence GTGCCCTTGAAATATGCTCTGGTTCATGAGTGGCTGACACCCAAAGCCACCGGTGGTTCTGAACTCGTTGTCCGAGAAATTTTGAATCACATTGATGCTGATTTGTATGCTCTGATCGATTTTGAATCCAGCAATAAAGAAAGTTATTTATATAAACGTCAAATTGGCAAGACGTTTCTCCAAAACTTTCCATCTGCCCGCAACGGTATACAAAAATACTTGCCTTTGTGGCCTTTGGCAATTGAACAACTTGATTTGCGGCATTATGACGTAATTCTGTCTTCATCTCACGCTGTTGCCAAAGGAATCCTTACCACTCCCGAACAGATGCATATTTGCTACTGTCACAGCCCTATGCGCTATGCCTGGGACTTGACCTTTGATTATCTTCGCTACAGCAAACTGGGTAGTGGCTTACCTGGGTGGGTGACGCGATATTTATTACATCGTTTGCGCCAGTGGGATGTATTGAGTGCCAATCGCGTTGATTACTTCATTGCTAACTCGCAACATACGGCTCGGCGGATTTGGCGTTGCTATCGGCGAGAAGCAACAGTCATTTACCCACCAGTGAATATCGCGGAATTTCCATTTCTGTCTGAGAAAGAGGACTTCTACCTGACAGTTTCCCGCTTAGTGAGTTACAAGCAAATATCGTTGATTGTCAAGGCTTTTAATCAACTAAAACGACCATTAGTAGTCATTGGTACAGGAGATGAAATGAATAAGATTCGCGAGATGGCAAACTCCAATATTCAAATACTGGGATGGCAACCCGATAATGTGGTAAAAAAATATATGTCTAGGGCTAAGGCCTTTGTGTATGCAGCTTGTGAAGATTTTGGGATTGCCCTAGTGGAAGCACAAGCCTGTGGTACACCAGTAATTGCCTACGGTGCAGGAGGGGCTCTCGAAACAGTGCGAGATATCCGCTCTTGTGTAGATACAGGGACAGGTATATTCTTCAAGACGCAAACAGAGGCGGCTTTAGTGGAGGCAGTAGAAAAGTTTGAAGTGTATGAGGGTTCGTTCAGTTCCGAGTATATGCGATCGCACGCCGCGCAGTTCTCACCGCAAATCTTTGCAGATCGTTATCTAAATTTTGTAAACAAGTGCAACGAAAAAGACCGTTTTCGGAATGATGGTCTTGGTTAA
- a CDS encoding sugar transferase: MTAQSSLLSGKRGVRQDTRASTRTFLKRGQKTKTPKVKPKGLSFQGLNGEFAKRLFDIVFSLSVLILFFPVYLILALLIAFSSEGPIFYVQERVGKNYKAFNCIKFRTMVSNADEILMQMMETSPELRQEFESSFKLKQDPRITKIGQFLRITSLDEFPQFWNVLKGDMSVVGPRPLVAEELPKYGCHIDEILTIRPGITGLWQVSGRNDIPYPRRVQIDLHYVKFRNFWLDLWIILKTVDVVILPKNNGAY, translated from the coding sequence ATGACTGCCCAGAGCTCACTCCTCTCCGGCAAGCGAGGCGTACGGCAAGACACTAGAGCGTCTACGCGTACTTTCTTAAAACGCGGTCAAAAAACAAAGACGCCAAAAGTTAAACCCAAAGGTTTATCTTTTCAGGGTTTAAACGGAGAGTTTGCCAAACGACTGTTCGATATAGTGTTTTCGCTGTCGGTATTGATTTTGTTCTTCCCCGTCTACTTAATTTTGGCCTTGCTGATTGCCTTCAGCTCAGAAGGCCCAATATTTTATGTCCAGGAACGGGTAGGAAAAAATTACAAAGCGTTTAATTGTATTAAATTCCGAACAATGGTAAGCAATGCAGACGAAATCCTCATGCAGATGATGGAAACATCGCCCGAATTGCGACAAGAATTTGAAAGCAGTTTTAAGCTGAAACAAGACCCCCGGATTACCAAAATTGGTCAATTTTTGCGAATTACTAGCTTAGACGAATTTCCCCAGTTCTGGAACGTTTTAAAAGGGGACATGAGTGTAGTCGGTCCCCGGCCCTTAGTAGCAGAAGAACTACCAAAATACGGTTGTCACATTGATGAGATTTTAACAATCCGTCCAGGAATTACTGGTTTGTGGCAGGTATCTGGGCGTAATGACATTCCCTACCCTCGGCGAGTCCAAATAGACCTGCATTATGTCAAATTTAGGAATTTCTGGCTTGATTTATGGATCATATTGAAAACTGTTGATGTAGTTATTTTACCCAAAAATAACGGGGCATACTGA
- a CDS encoding ISAs1 family transposase — MIIKSCNDYVIAVKNNQPKLHSHIQRIAALRKPTSRIVETEKIRDRLTTRTVEVFHEIKGIDPKWIGINSLIRVERVGTRKGKKYHEIVCYISSLLGTAKEFAIGIRGHWGIENRLHWVKDVVFKEDSSTIRMGNAPANLSITRAIALNIIRRNSYASITIAHRFLSHDIDKLLALVE; from the coding sequence ATGATTATAAAAAGTTGTAACGATTACGTCATTGCAGTTAAAAATAATCAGCCAAAACTACATAGCCATATTCAACGCATTGCTGCTCTGAGAAAACCAACAAGTCGTATAGTTGAGACAGAGAAAATTAGAGATAGATTGACAACACGTACTGTAGAAGTATTCCATGAGATCAAGGGAATTGATCCAAAATGGATAGGGATAAACTCTTTAATTAGAGTGGAAAGAGTTGGAACAAGAAAAGGCAAAAAATATCACGAAATTGTCTGTTATATTAGCAGTCTGCTCGGTACAGCTAAAGAATTTGCTATCGGTATTCGCGGTCATTGGGGTATCGAAAATCGCCTCCACTGGGTGAAAGATGTTGTTTTCAAAGAAGATAGTTCCACAATCCGTATGGGTAATGCTCCGGCAAATCTTTCCATTACCAGAGCAATCGCACTCAACATCATTCGCCGCAATAGTTATGCTTCTATAACAATTGCTCACAGATTTCTATCTCATGATATTGACAAACTCCTTGCCCTTGTGGAATGA